In Mustela nigripes isolate SB6536 chromosome 2, MUSNIG.SB6536, whole genome shotgun sequence, a single window of DNA contains:
- the ZDHHC23 gene encoding palmitoyltransferase ZDHHC23 isoform X3 encodes MTQKGSMKPVKKNKAEEPELEPLCCCEYIDRNGEKNHVAACLCDCQDLDEGCDRWITGKSVPPETCERIMDTISDRLRIPGLRGAQKVNISILPPLILLPVFLRVASWHFLLGVVVLTSLPVLALWYYYLTHRRKEQTLFFLSLGLFSLGYMYYVFLQEVVPKGRVGPTQLALLTCGLFLILLALYRAKKNPGYLRNPASSDRSLGSSLTESLSRDGQEKTRGLPGVESAGSLSNRTPKDDLKGPCRVSAGSPAKVKEDWCAKCQLVRPARAWHCRICGICVRRMDHHCVCSALSFTCVWYSVIITAGMAYIFLIQLINISYNVTEREVQQALRQKTGRRLLYGLIVDTGQYNRGFLRNWHQFSTLGSHPCHHPAEDIV; translated from the exons ATGACACAGAAGGGCAGTATGAAGccagtgaagaaaaacaaagcggAAGAACCTGAATTGGAGCCCCTGTGCTGCTGCGAGTACATTGATCGAAATGGGGAGAAGAACCACGTGGCTGCTTGTTTGTGTGATTGCCAGGATCTCGATGAAGGGTGTGATAG ATGGATCACGGGTAAGTCCGTGCCGCCGGAGACCTGTGAAAGAATCATGGATACTATTTCTGATCGCCTCCGAATTCCTGGGCTCAGGGGAGCCCAAAAAGTCAACATTAGCATCCTCCCCCCACTCATCCTGCTGCCCGTCTTCCTGCGTGTGGCTTCCTGGCATTTCCTCCTGGGGGTGGTGGTTTTGACCTCCCTTCCTGTGCTGGCTCTGTGGTACTATTACCTCACTCACAGAAGGAAAGAGCAGACCCTGTTTTTCCTGAGCCTCGGACTCTTCTCTCTGGGTTACATGTACTACGTGTTCCTGCAGGAAGTTGTCCCCAAAGGGCGTGTGGGGCCCACTCAGCTGGCTCTTCTTACCTGTGGGTTATTCCTGATACTCTTAGCCTTGTACAGAGCCAAGAAGAATCCAGGCTACCTCAGAAATCCAGCAAGCAGTGACAGATCTCTAGGCAGCAGCCTAACGGAAAGCCTGAGCAGAGACGGGCAGGAGAAGACCAGAGGGCTCCCCGGTGTGGAATCAGCTGGCAGCCTCAGCAACCGAACGCCCAAGGATGATCTTAAGGGCCCTTGCAGGGTGTCGGCTGGAAGTCCCGCCAAAGTGAAGGAGGACTGGTGTGCCAAGTGCCAGCTGGTGCGGCCGGCCCGTGCGTGGCATTGCCGGATATGCGGCATCTGTGTCCGGAGGATGGATCATCACTGTGTCTG CTCGGCTCTGTCCTTCACCTGCGTGTGGTACTCCGTGATCATCACGGCAGGCATGGCGTACATCTTCCTCATCCAGCTGATCAACATCAGTTACAACGTCACCGAGCGGGAAGTCCAGCAGGCCCTGCGGCAGAAGACGGGGCGCCGGCTCCTCTACGGGCTCATCGTGGACACAGGCCAGTACAACCGGGGCTTCCTGCGGAACTGGCACCAGTTCTCCACCCTGGGCAGccacccctgccaccaccccGCCGAGGACATTGTTTGA
- the ZDHHC23 gene encoding palmitoyltransferase ZDHHC23 isoform X2 → MTQKGSMKPVKKNKAEEPELEPLCCCEYIDRNGEKNHVAACLCDCQDLDEGCDRWITGKSVPPETCERIMDTISDRLRIPGLRGAQKVNISILPPLILLPVFLRVASWHFLLGVVVLTSLPVLALWYYYLTHRRKEQTLFFLSLGLFSLGYMYYVFLQEVVPKGRVGPTQLALLTCGLFLILLALYRAKKNPGYLRNPASSDRSLGSSLTESLSRDGQEKTRGLPGVESAGSLSNRTPKDDLKGPCRVSAGSPAKVKEDWCAKCQLVRPARAWHCRICGICVRRMDHHCVCCVGESNHQAFILALSIFLLTSVYGITLTLDTICRDRSVFTALFYCPGVYADYSSALSFTCVWYSVIITAGMAYIFLIQLINISYNVTEREVQQALRQKTGRRLLYGLIVDTGQYNRGFLRNWHQFSTLGSHPCHHPAEDIV, encoded by the exons ATGACACAGAAGGGCAGTATGAAGccagtgaagaaaaacaaagcggAAGAACCTGAATTGGAGCCCCTGTGCTGCTGCGAGTACATTGATCGAAATGGGGAGAAGAACCACGTGGCTGCTTGTTTGTGTGATTGCCAGGATCTCGATGAAGGGTGTGATAG ATGGATCACGGGTAAGTCCGTGCCGCCGGAGACCTGTGAAAGAATCATGGATACTATTTCTGATCGCCTCCGAATTCCTGGGCTCAGGGGAGCCCAAAAAGTCAACATTAGCATCCTCCCCCCACTCATCCTGCTGCCCGTCTTCCTGCGTGTGGCTTCCTGGCATTTCCTCCTGGGGGTGGTGGTTTTGACCTCCCTTCCTGTGCTGGCTCTGTGGTACTATTACCTCACTCACAGAAGGAAAGAGCAGACCCTGTTTTTCCTGAGCCTCGGACTCTTCTCTCTGGGTTACATGTACTACGTGTTCCTGCAGGAAGTTGTCCCCAAAGGGCGTGTGGGGCCCACTCAGCTGGCTCTTCTTACCTGTGGGTTATTCCTGATACTCTTAGCCTTGTACAGAGCCAAGAAGAATCCAGGCTACCTCAGAAATCCAGCAAGCAGTGACAGATCTCTAGGCAGCAGCCTAACGGAAAGCCTGAGCAGAGACGGGCAGGAGAAGACCAGAGGGCTCCCCGGTGTGGAATCAGCTGGCAGCCTCAGCAACCGAACGCCCAAGGATGATCTTAAGGGCCCTTGCAGGGTGTCGGCTGGAAGTCCCGCCAAAGTGAAGGAGGACTGGTGTGCCAAGTGCCAGCTGGTGCGGCCGGCCCGTGCGTGGCATTGCCGGATATGCGGCATCTGTGTCCGGAGGATGGATCATCACTGTGTCTG CTGTGTTGGAGAATCCAATCATCAAGCATTTATACTTGCCCTTTCGATCTTCTTGCTCACCTCGGTGTACGGGATAACACTGACCTTGGACACCATTTGTAGAGATAGAAGTGTCTTCACAGCTCTCTTCTATTGTCCTGGAGTCTATGCAGATTACAG CTCGGCTCTGTCCTTCACCTGCGTGTGGTACTCCGTGATCATCACGGCAGGCATGGCGTACATCTTCCTCATCCAGCTGATCAACATCAGTTACAACGTCACCGAGCGGGAAGTCCAGCAGGCCCTGCGGCAGAAGACGGGGCGCCGGCTCCTCTACGGGCTCATCGTGGACACAGGCCAGTACAACCGGGGCTTCCTGCGGAACTGGCACCAGTTCTCCACCCTGGGCAGccacccctgccaccaccccGCCGAGGACATTGTTTGA
- the ZDHHC23 gene encoding palmitoyltransferase ZDHHC23 isoform X1, with protein MTQKGSMKPVKKNKAEEPELEPLCCCEYIDRNGEKNHVAACLCDCQDLDEGCDRWITGKSVPPETCERIMDTISDRLRIPGLRGAQKVNISILPPLILLPVFLRVASWHFLLGVVVLTSLPVLALWYYYLTHRRKEQTLFFLSLGLFSLGYMYYVFLQEVVPKGRVGPTQLALLTCGLFLILLALYRAKKNPGYLRNPASSDRSLGSSLTESLSRDGQEKTRGLPGVESAGSLSNRTPKDDLKGPCRVSAGSPAKVKEDWCAKCQLVRPARAWHCRICGICVRRMDHHCVWINSCVGESNHQAFILALSIFLLTSVYGITLTLDTICRDRSVFTALFYCPGVYADYSSALSFTCVWYSVIITAGMAYIFLIQLINISYNVTEREVQQALRQKTGRRLLYGLIVDTGQYNRGFLRNWHQFSTLGSHPCHHPAEDIV; from the exons ATGACACAGAAGGGCAGTATGAAGccagtgaagaaaaacaaagcggAAGAACCTGAATTGGAGCCCCTGTGCTGCTGCGAGTACATTGATCGAAATGGGGAGAAGAACCACGTGGCTGCTTGTTTGTGTGATTGCCAGGATCTCGATGAAGGGTGTGATAG ATGGATCACGGGTAAGTCCGTGCCGCCGGAGACCTGTGAAAGAATCATGGATACTATTTCTGATCGCCTCCGAATTCCTGGGCTCAGGGGAGCCCAAAAAGTCAACATTAGCATCCTCCCCCCACTCATCCTGCTGCCCGTCTTCCTGCGTGTGGCTTCCTGGCATTTCCTCCTGGGGGTGGTGGTTTTGACCTCCCTTCCTGTGCTGGCTCTGTGGTACTATTACCTCACTCACAGAAGGAAAGAGCAGACCCTGTTTTTCCTGAGCCTCGGACTCTTCTCTCTGGGTTACATGTACTACGTGTTCCTGCAGGAAGTTGTCCCCAAAGGGCGTGTGGGGCCCACTCAGCTGGCTCTTCTTACCTGTGGGTTATTCCTGATACTCTTAGCCTTGTACAGAGCCAAGAAGAATCCAGGCTACCTCAGAAATCCAGCAAGCAGTGACAGATCTCTAGGCAGCAGCCTAACGGAAAGCCTGAGCAGAGACGGGCAGGAGAAGACCAGAGGGCTCCCCGGTGTGGAATCAGCTGGCAGCCTCAGCAACCGAACGCCCAAGGATGATCTTAAGGGCCCTTGCAGGGTGTCGGCTGGAAGTCCCGCCAAAGTGAAGGAGGACTGGTGTGCCAAGTGCCAGCTGGTGCGGCCGGCCCGTGCGTGGCATTGCCGGATATGCGGCATCTGTGTCCGGAGGATGGATCATCACTGTGTCTG GATAAACAGCTGTGTTGGAGAATCCAATCATCAAGCATTTATACTTGCCCTTTCGATCTTCTTGCTCACCTCGGTGTACGGGATAACACTGACCTTGGACACCATTTGTAGAGATAGAAGTGTCTTCACAGCTCTCTTCTATTGTCCTGGAGTCTATGCAGATTACAG CTCGGCTCTGTCCTTCACCTGCGTGTGGTACTCCGTGATCATCACGGCAGGCATGGCGTACATCTTCCTCATCCAGCTGATCAACATCAGTTACAACGTCACCGAGCGGGAAGTCCAGCAGGCCCTGCGGCAGAAGACGGGGCGCCGGCTCCTCTACGGGCTCATCGTGGACACAGGCCAGTACAACCGGGGCTTCCTGCGGAACTGGCACCAGTTCTCCACCCTGGGCAGccacccctgccaccaccccGCCGAGGACATTGTTTGA